A portion of the Magnolia sinica isolate HGM2019 chromosome 17, MsV1, whole genome shotgun sequence genome contains these proteins:
- the LOC131230751 gene encoding uncharacterized protein LOC131230751, whose amino-acid sequence MLASKGLKLGLSGSASQHTGKSSSKASTSSDGLKCFHCGNTNHTRENCFQLHGYPDWWHELQARKKRDGTAKGAGKAVMATAEPYLSLIPPTASPKSDFSPADPDILTKEIIGRGTKRGDYTTWKISI is encoded by the exons ATGCTTGCTTCGAAAGGCCTAAAGCTTGGACTGTCTGGATCAGCTTCTCAGCATACTGGGAAATCTTCCTCTAAAGCCAGTACCTCATCTGATGGTCTCAAATGCTTTCATTGTGGCAATACAAATCATACACGTGAAAACTGCTTCCAGTTGCATGGGTACCCCGATTGGTGGCACGAGCTTCAAGCCAGAAAAAAACGAGACGGTACGGCTAAAGGCGCGGGAAAGGCTGTTATGGCAACAGCCgaaccttatctctctctcatcccgCCCACTGCCTCACCTAAATCGGACTTCTCTCCTGCGGATCCAG atattctcaccaaggagATAATTGGGCGTGGTACTAAGAGGGGGGATTATACTACATGGAAGATTTCGATTTAG